Proteins found in one Hevea brasiliensis isolate MT/VB/25A 57/8 chromosome 18, ASM3005281v1, whole genome shotgun sequence genomic segment:
- the LOC110667213 gene encoding uncharacterized protein LOC110667213: protein MQNERKSCRPKNLVWRVETQLTMGIREIEVAGQRLTIHELDDLCDSSTGRPLTGSWLWDSALVLSQWLATSPLDFRGKSVLVLGAGTCLPGLTAARLGARLVVLTDVAPLLPSLLRNVEANELGNQVEVRELVWGSDESLSQIGDLGEFDVVLMSDVFFDPEQMGALGSTLKRVCGERSRVWAASEVRPWTGECLNELVSQGFGVVELPSGSRGGDSEADVGQEVFAVYHLIPPTGEKCHVGDILA from the coding sequence ATGCAAAACGAAAGAAAATCATGTAGGCCAAAAAACCTTGTCTGGAGAGTGGAGACCCAGTTGACTATGGGCATAAGAGAAATTGAAGTGGCCGGCCAGAGGTTAACTATACACGAACTCGACGACCTGTGCGACTCCAGCACTGGTCGCCCATTAACCGGGTCATGGCTCTGGGACTCCGCCTTGGTGCTCTCACAGTGGCTCGCTACTTCTCCGCTAGACTTCCGCGGCAAGTCCGTCCTTGTGCTGGGCGCCGGCACCTGCCTTCCGGGCTTGACGGCCGCTCGCCTTGGCGCTCGCCTAGTTGTCCTCACCGACGTCGCTCCTTTACTTCCCAGCTTGCTAAGGAACGTTGAGGCAAACGAGTTGGGTAACCAGGTGGAGGTGAGGGAGCTGGTTTGGGGGTCGGACGAGTCATTGAGTCAAATAGGAGATTTGGGGGAGTTCGACGTCGTTTTGATGAGCGACGTGTTTTTCGATCCAGAGCAAATGGGGGCGCTGGGAAGTACATTGAAGAGAGTGTGCGGGGAAAGGAGTAGAGTTTGGGCGGCGAGTGAAGTGAGACCTTGGACCGGTGAGTGTTTGAACGAGTTGGTGAGTCAGGGTTTTGGAGTAGTGGAGTTGCCGAGTGGAAGCCGTGGTGGTGATTCGGAAGCTGACGTTGGACAGGAAGTCTTCGCCGTTTATCATCTGATTCCACCGACTGGAGAGAAGTGCCACGTTGGAGACATTTTGGCTTAA